In one window of Aphidius gifuensis isolate YNYX2018 linkage group LG4, ASM1490517v1, whole genome shotgun sequence DNA:
- the LOC122854657 gene encoding WD repeat-containing protein 7 isoform X7, whose product MTAGPSLVVPIVLWGKIAPTHCISCIYLSRDQKTLVTGCYDGQICLWQVDPDTLKMTPRCLLVGHTAPIMCLSKASVVMEQNYIVSSSESGEMCTWDVVDGKCREAVKLNNIHTQMLPYVSAGGEDVRLFCSGYYPEVLVMDPFSLEVIFTLSSRVNPDWISALHVLRPAKRKGRFYVHTNDVVLALTTTGTVKVWTLLGHENRNSEPLYEHESKQIRCLNALAMTCCPYNQRTVLIVCSKYWQIFDAGDFSVLCSVTSPPGERWMAGDFLAADRVIVWSDEGHGYLYKLPANKLKGKALSSSVADNSSFHTSSAEDDQPYLYLILTQPDDKPLSCPPAMRLVTVQRQTKTLKYLLRGDSEGVVILWSVPEITNQQLQDITDNKTPKLEPIIKTSLEIAWEAMKPSPVGILDQLDTINDHSIKLTACIYLPQQSRLVVGREDGSIIIVPATQTVMLQLLHGNHQHYDDWPPHQILLGHSGRVNCLLYPHSVATRYDRTHLVSGSVDFAVCLWDLYAGTLIHRFCVHAGEITQLMVPPDNCSPRIQKCICSVASDHSVTLLSLAERKCVVLASRHLFPVVTIKWRPLDDFMIIGCSDGAVYVWQMETGHLDRVLHGIIAEEVLYACDENTIAIAGGSATGGELGLANPAVHFFRGLRHRNLSAIRHATQRGLHQLQQLHGGHGNDHGNQIKSKGAPLMIQGFRSNPKDPESHILFFDIEALIVQALSDEYGAMSPGSLEAQGLISASEYQKVAALTQSASPDAHKKIADFFGRVKDKAGDVERILKEKDRHGIIAKMKEGAENVHTKLQAKAESVGLKPSTFDGEGGQSETTRNNLKRNGAFSEPNVTMEIAQLLLSLLHAWGMDPDLDRVCEGKLGLLRPMVPVSFGVLSKGGYMSLLLPTWQTQLEPAGEPATQLEQRLPAELVRQDRLTKAFTSRAHWELSTTLTSNHLLAVVALSNTLMSMNNATFVLEQERNRKLNRTSNRVSVNWNKAEEESEEHFTAHQAQIKQGWSLLATLHCVLLPDKVAAQGGAKTFKRPQVEMMARRWQHQCLEVREAAQALLLAELGRMGPKGRKSLVDNWSQYLPMYSTQEPIALQPQNNSPPPGSPVPPIDINPDDDDEEEELAEEISITRKPSSVAELKRKQTTAVVLLGVIGAEFGQDVATVYQKKDGDTTIRRKSSVVEGFGIGNNNLARHTSMALTHLLHAPGSSKLPLHTSLRRAAIDLIGRGFTVWEPYLDVSKILLGLLELCCDADKLVPSMTYGLPLTPAADTCRTSRHALALIATARPAAFITTMAREVARFNTLQQNAQTLNVNLSTSVLSRAKPEILRIVEQLIDKMQSEMSDLLVEVMDIILHCLDPGHLKTKSLSEVFPAVCRFNQVSHCSATRRIAVGGRSGQLALYELRGNVKCQTVSAHQAPVTALGFSPEGKFLVSYSCTENKLCFWQQTNSGMFGLGNSQTRCVKSYSTAPINDVARLNPMRLARLIWINNRTVTLMLADGSETRFNV is encoded by the exons atgacagcTGGACCAAGTTTAGTGGTGCCAATAGTGCTTTGGGGAAAAATAGCACCAACTCATTGTATatcatgtatttatttatcaagagaTCAAAAAACTCTTGTTACTGGTTGTTATGATGGACAAATATGTCTTTGGCAAGTTGATCCTGATACACTaaag atGACACCAAGATGTTTACTTGTTGGACATACAGCACCAATAATGTGTCTAAGTAAAGCAAGTGTTGTTATggaacaaaattatattgtaagcAGTAGTGAGAGTGGTGAAATGTGTACATGGGATGTTGTTGATGGTAAATGTCGTGAAGCTGTTAAGCTAAACAATATTCATACACAAATGTTACCATATGTTTCTGCTGGTGGTGAAGATGTCAGGTTGTTTTGTTCTGG aTATTATCCAGAAGTTCTTGTCATGGATCCATTCAGTTTAGAAGTCATATTTACACTCAGCTCACGTGTCAATCCTGACTGGATTAGTGCCTTGCACGTGCTACGGCCGGCCAAACGGAAAGGTCGGTTCTACGTGCACACAA atgatGTTGTACTTGCATTGACGACAACTGGTACTGTAAAAGTTTGGACATTATTGGGTCATGAAAATCGTAACAGCGAGCCACTTTATGAACATGAGAGTAAACAAATAAGATGTTTAAATGCACTTGCAATGACATGTTGTCCATATAATCAAAGAACagttttaattgtttgttcAAAATATTGGCAg atttTTGATGCTGGTGATTTTTCTGTTCTTTGCTCGGTAACATCACCACCTGGTGAACGTTGGATGGCTGGTGATTTTTTAGCTGCTGATAGAGTTATTGTTTGGAGTGATGAAGGCCATGGTTATCTATACAAATTACCAGCAAA CAAGCTGAAGGGCAAGGCTCTCAGCAG tAGTGTGGCTGATAATTCAAGCTTCCATACATCATCAGCAGAAGATGATCAACCATATTTATATCTCATATTAACTCAACCAGATGataag cCATTATCATGCCCACCGGCAATGCGTCTAGTCACTGTACAACGTCaaacaaaaacattaaaatatttactacgTGGTGATAGTGAAGGAGTTGTTATACTTTGGTCAGTACCAGAAATAACAAATCAACAATTACAAGATATAACAGATAATAAAACACCAAAACTTGagccaataataaaaacaagtcTTGAAATAGCATGGGAAGCAATGAAACCATCACCAGTTGGTATACTTGATCAACTTGATACAATAAATGATCATAGTATTAAATTAACAGcatgtatttatttaccaCAACAAAGTCGTCTTGTTGTTGGACGTGAAGATggtagtattattattgtaccaGCAACACAAACAGTTATGTTACAATTATTACATGGTAATCATCAGCATTATGATGATTGGCCACCACATCAAATATTACTTGGACATTCTGGACgtgttaattgtttattatatccTCATAGTGTTGCAACAAGATATGATAGAACACATCTTGTATCTGGTTCAGTTGATTTTGCTGTTTGTTTATGGGATTTATATGCTGGTACATTGATACATCGTTTTTGTGTACATGCTGGTGAAATAACACAATTAATGGTACCACCAGATAATTGTAGTCCAAGAATACAAAAATGTATATGTAGTGTTGCATCTGATCACAGTgtaacattattatcattagcTGAAAGAAAATGTGTTGTATTAGCATCACGACATTTATTTCCAGTTGTAACAATTAAATGGAGAccacttgatgattttatgattattgGTTGTTCTGATGGTGCTGTTTATGTATGGCAAATGGAAACTGGTCATCTTGATCGTGTATTACATGGTATTATTGCTGAAGAAGTACTATATGCTTGTGATGAAAATACTATTGCAATTGCTGGTGGTAGTGCAACTGGTGGTGAATTAGGACTTGCTAATCCTGCTGTACATTTCTTCAg gGGTTTGAGACATAGAAATTTATCAGCAATTCGTCATGCAACTCAACGTGGTTTACATCAACTTCAACAACTTCATGGTGGTCATGGTAATGATCATGgtaatcaaattaaatcaaaaggTGCACCACTTATGATTCAAGGTTTTAGAAGTAATCCAAAAGATCCAGAGagtcatatattattttttgacattgaaGCACTTATTG ttCAAGCATTGAGTGATGAATATGGTGCGATGTCACCAGGATCTCTAGAAGCTCAGGGTTTAATATCAGCATCTGAATATCAAAAAGTTGCAGCATTAACGCAATCGGCCAGTCCCGAtgcacataaaaaaattgcag ACTTTTTTGGTCGTGTTAAGGACAAAGCAGGTGATGTTGAACGTATTCTCAAAGAAAAAGATCGACACG gTATTATAGCTAAGATGAAGGAAGGAGCTGAAAATGTTCATACAAAACTTCAGGCAAAAGCTGAAAGTGTTGGTCTCAAGCCATCGACATTTGATG gtgAAGGAGGACAAAGTGAAACAAcacgaaataatttaaaacgtAATGGTGCTTTTAGTGAGCCAAATGTTACAATGGAAATagcacaattattattgagtCTTCTTCATGCTTGGGGTATGGATCCAGATCTTGATCGTGTATGTGAAGGAAAATTAGGTTTACTTAGACCAATGGTACCAGTATCATTTGGTGTATTATCAAAAGgag GTTACATGTCACTGTTACTTCCAACATGGCAAACACAATTAGAACCAGCTGGTGAACCAGCAACTCAACTTGAACAACGTTTACCAGCTGAATTAGTTCGTCAAGATCGTTTAACAAAAGCATTTACATCACGTGCACATTGGGAGCTATCAACAACTTTAACAAGTAATCATCTTTTAGCTGTTGTTGCATTATCAAATACATTAATGTCAATGAATAATGCAACATTTGTACTTGAACAAGaaagaaatagaaaattaaatagaacaTCAAATCGTGTTAGTGTTAATTGGAATAAAGCTGAAGAAGAAAGTGAAGAACATTTTACAGCTCATCAAGCACAAATAAAACAAGGTTGGTCATTATTAGCAACATTACATTGTGTATTATTACCAGATAAAGTTGCTGCACAAGGTGGTGCTAAAACATTTAAACGTCCACAAGTTGAAATGATGGCACGTAGATGGCAACATCAATGTCTTGAAGTACGTGAAGCAGCACAAGCATTATTATTAGCTGAACTTGGTAGAATGGGTCCAAAAGGACGTAAATCACTTGTTGATAATTGGTCACAATATTTACCAATGTATAGTACACAAGAACCAATTGCATTACAACCACAAAATAATAGTCCACCACCAGGTAGTCCAGTACCACCAATTGATATTAAtccagatgatgatgatgaagaagaagaacttGCTGAAGAAATAAGTATTACAAGAAAACCATCAAGTGTTGctgaattaaaaagaaaacaaacaaCAGCTGTTGTATTACTTGGTGTTATTGGTGCTGAATTTGGACAAGATGTTGCAAcagtatatcaaaaaaaagatgGTGATACAACAATTAGACGTAAAAGTTCAGTTGTTGAAGGTTTTGGaattggtaataataatttagcaagACATACAAGTATGGCATTAACACATCTTCTTCATGCACCTGGTTCATCAAAATTACCACTTCATACATCATTAAGAAGAGCTGCTATTGATTTAATTGGTAGGGGTTTTACTGTTTGGGAGCCATATCTTGATgtatctaaaatattattaggtTTATTAGAATTATGTTGTGATGCTGATAAACTTGTACCAAGTATGACATATGGTTTACCATTAACACCAGCTGCTGATACATGTAGAACATCAAGACATGCATTAGCACTTATTGCAACAGCAAGACCAGCTGCATTTATTACAACAATGGCTAGAGAAGTTGCTAGATTTAATACATTACAACAAAATGCACAAacattaaatgttaatttaagtACAAGTGTTCTTTCACGTGCTAAACCAGAAATATTAAGAATTGTTGAACAACTTATTGATAAAATGCAAAGTGAAATGAGTGATTTACTTGTTGAAGTAATGGATATTATACTTCATTGTCTTGATCCAGgacatttaaaaacaaaatcattgAGTGAAGTATTTCCAGCAGTATGTCGTTTTAATCAGGTAAGTCATTGTTCAGCAACAAGACGAATAGCAGTTGGTGGTCGTAGTGGACAACTTGCATTGTATGAATTACGTGGTAATGTTAAATGTCAAACAGTATCAGCTCATCAAGCACCAGTTACAGCTCTTGGTTTTTCACCAGAGGGTAAATTTCTCGTCAGTTATTCATgtactgaaaataaattatgtttttggCAGCAAACAAATAGTGGAATGTTTGGCTTGGGTAATTCCCAAACACGTTGTGTTAAATCTTATAGTACAGCACCAATAAATGATGTTGCACGATTAAATCCAATGCGGCTGGCCCGTTTAATATGGATTAATAATCGAACTGTTACACTCATGTTGGCTGATGGCTCAGAAACAAGAttcaatgtttaa
- the LOC122854657 gene encoding WD repeat-containing protein 7 isoform X3: MTAGPSLVVPIVLWGKIAPTHCISCIYLSRDQKTLVTGCYDGQICLWQVDPDTLKMTPRCLLVGHTAPIMCLSKASVVMEQNYIVSSSESGEMCTWDVVDGKCREAVKLNNIHTQMLPYVSAGGEDVRLFCSGYYPEVLVMDPFSLEVIFTLSSRVNPDWISALHVLRPAKRKGRFYVHTNDVVLALTTTGTVKVWTLLGHENRNSEPLYEHESKQIRCLNALAMTCCPYNQRTVLIVCSKYWQIFDAGDFSVLCSVTSPPGERWMAGDFLAADRVIVWSDEGHGYLYKLPAKVLVQLESKLKGKALSSSVADNSSFHTSSAEDDQPYLYLILTQPDDKPLSCPPAMRLVTVQRQTKTLKYLLRGDSEGVVILWSVPEITNQQLQDITDNKTPKLEPIIKTSLEIAWEAMKPSPVGILDQLDTINDHSIKLTACIYLPQQSRLVVGREDGSIIIVPATQTVMLQLLHGNHQHYDDWPPHQILLGHSGRVNCLLYPHSVATRYDRTHLVSGSVDFAVCLWDLYAGTLIHRFCVHAGEITQLMVPPDNCSPRIQKCICSVASDHSVTLLSLAERKCVVLASRHLFPVVTIKWRPLDDFMIIGCSDGAVYVWQMETGHLDRVLHGIIAEEVLYACDENTIAIAGGSATGGELGLANPAVHFFRGLRHRNLSAIRHATQRGLHQLQQLHGGHGNDHGNQIKSKGAPLMIQGFRSNPKDPESHILFFDIEALIVQALSDEYGAMSPGSLEAQGLISASEYQKVAALTQSASPDAHKKIADFFGRVKDKAGDVERILKEKDRHGIIAKMKEGAENVHTKLQAKAESVGLKPSTFDGEGGQSETTRNNLKRNGAFSEPNVTMEIAQLLLSLLHAWGMDPDLDRVCEGKLGLLRPMVPVSFGVLSKGGYMSLLLPTWQTQLEPAGEPATQLEQRLPAELVRQDRLTKAFTSRAHWELSTTLTSNHLLAVVALSNTLMSMNNATFVLEQERNRKLNRTSNRVSVNWNKAEEESEEHFTAHQAQIKQGWSLLATLHCVLLPDKVAAQGGAKTFKRPQVEMMARRWQHQCLEVREAAQALLLAELGRMGPKGRKSLVDNWSQYLPMYSTQEPIALQPQNNSPPPGSPVPPIDINPDDDDEEEELAEEISITRKPSSVAELKRKQTTAVVLLGVIGAEFGQDVATVYQKKDGDTTIRRKSSVVEGFGIGNNNLARHTSMALTHLLHAPGSSKLPLHTSLRRAAIDLIGRGFTVWEPYLDVSKILLGLLELCCDADKLVPSMTYGLPLTPAADTCRTSRHALALIATARPAAFITTMAREVARFNTLQQNAQTLNVNLSTSVLSRAKPEILRIVEQLIDKMQSEMSDLLVEVMDIILHCLDPGHLKTKSLSEVFPAVCRFNQVSHCSATRRIAVGGRSGQLALYELRGNVKCQTVSAHQAPVTALGFSPEGKFLVSYSCTENKLCFWQQTNSGMFGLGNSQTRCVKSYSTAPINDVARLNPMRLARLIWINNRTVTLMLADGSETRFNV; the protein is encoded by the exons atgacagcTGGACCAAGTTTAGTGGTGCCAATAGTGCTTTGGGGAAAAATAGCACCAACTCATTGTATatcatgtatttatttatcaagagaTCAAAAAACTCTTGTTACTGGTTGTTATGATGGACAAATATGTCTTTGGCAAGTTGATCCTGATACACTaaag atGACACCAAGATGTTTACTTGTTGGACATACAGCACCAATAATGTGTCTAAGTAAAGCAAGTGTTGTTATggaacaaaattatattgtaagcAGTAGTGAGAGTGGTGAAATGTGTACATGGGATGTTGTTGATGGTAAATGTCGTGAAGCTGTTAAGCTAAACAATATTCATACACAAATGTTACCATATGTTTCTGCTGGTGGTGAAGATGTCAGGTTGTTTTGTTCTGG aTATTATCCAGAAGTTCTTGTCATGGATCCATTCAGTTTAGAAGTCATATTTACACTCAGCTCACGTGTCAATCCTGACTGGATTAGTGCCTTGCACGTGCTACGGCCGGCCAAACGGAAAGGTCGGTTCTACGTGCACACAA atgatGTTGTACTTGCATTGACGACAACTGGTACTGTAAAAGTTTGGACATTATTGGGTCATGAAAATCGTAACAGCGAGCCACTTTATGAACATGAGAGTAAACAAATAAGATGTTTAAATGCACTTGCAATGACATGTTGTCCATATAATCAAAGAACagttttaattgtttgttcAAAATATTGGCAg atttTTGATGCTGGTGATTTTTCTGTTCTTTGCTCGGTAACATCACCACCTGGTGAACGTTGGATGGCTGGTGATTTTTTAGCTGCTGATAGAGTTATTGTTTGGAGTGATGAAGGCCATGGTTATCTATACAAATTACCAGCAAA GGTTCTGGTACAGCTCGAAAG CAAGCTGAAGGGCAAGGCTCTCAGCAG tAGTGTGGCTGATAATTCAAGCTTCCATACATCATCAGCAGAAGATGATCAACCATATTTATATCTCATATTAACTCAACCAGATGataag cCATTATCATGCCCACCGGCAATGCGTCTAGTCACTGTACAACGTCaaacaaaaacattaaaatatttactacgTGGTGATAGTGAAGGAGTTGTTATACTTTGGTCAGTACCAGAAATAACAAATCAACAATTACAAGATATAACAGATAATAAAACACCAAAACTTGagccaataataaaaacaagtcTTGAAATAGCATGGGAAGCAATGAAACCATCACCAGTTGGTATACTTGATCAACTTGATACAATAAATGATCATAGTATTAAATTAACAGcatgtatttatttaccaCAACAAAGTCGTCTTGTTGTTGGACGTGAAGATggtagtattattattgtaccaGCAACACAAACAGTTATGTTACAATTATTACATGGTAATCATCAGCATTATGATGATTGGCCACCACATCAAATATTACTTGGACATTCTGGACgtgttaattgtttattatatccTCATAGTGTTGCAACAAGATATGATAGAACACATCTTGTATCTGGTTCAGTTGATTTTGCTGTTTGTTTATGGGATTTATATGCTGGTACATTGATACATCGTTTTTGTGTACATGCTGGTGAAATAACACAATTAATGGTACCACCAGATAATTGTAGTCCAAGAATACAAAAATGTATATGTAGTGTTGCATCTGATCACAGTgtaacattattatcattagcTGAAAGAAAATGTGTTGTATTAGCATCACGACATTTATTTCCAGTTGTAACAATTAAATGGAGAccacttgatgattttatgattattgGTTGTTCTGATGGTGCTGTTTATGTATGGCAAATGGAAACTGGTCATCTTGATCGTGTATTACATGGTATTATTGCTGAAGAAGTACTATATGCTTGTGATGAAAATACTATTGCAATTGCTGGTGGTAGTGCAACTGGTGGTGAATTAGGACTTGCTAATCCTGCTGTACATTTCTTCAg gGGTTTGAGACATAGAAATTTATCAGCAATTCGTCATGCAACTCAACGTGGTTTACATCAACTTCAACAACTTCATGGTGGTCATGGTAATGATCATGgtaatcaaattaaatcaaaaggTGCACCACTTATGATTCAAGGTTTTAGAAGTAATCCAAAAGATCCAGAGagtcatatattattttttgacattgaaGCACTTATTG ttCAAGCATTGAGTGATGAATATGGTGCGATGTCACCAGGATCTCTAGAAGCTCAGGGTTTAATATCAGCATCTGAATATCAAAAAGTTGCAGCATTAACGCAATCGGCCAGTCCCGAtgcacataaaaaaattgcag ACTTTTTTGGTCGTGTTAAGGACAAAGCAGGTGATGTTGAACGTATTCTCAAAGAAAAAGATCGACACG gTATTATAGCTAAGATGAAGGAAGGAGCTGAAAATGTTCATACAAAACTTCAGGCAAAAGCTGAAAGTGTTGGTCTCAAGCCATCGACATTTGATG gtgAAGGAGGACAAAGTGAAACAAcacgaaataatttaaaacgtAATGGTGCTTTTAGTGAGCCAAATGTTACAATGGAAATagcacaattattattgagtCTTCTTCATGCTTGGGGTATGGATCCAGATCTTGATCGTGTATGTGAAGGAAAATTAGGTTTACTTAGACCAATGGTACCAGTATCATTTGGTGTATTATCAAAAGgag GTTACATGTCACTGTTACTTCCAACATGGCAAACACAATTAGAACCAGCTGGTGAACCAGCAACTCAACTTGAACAACGTTTACCAGCTGAATTAGTTCGTCAAGATCGTTTAACAAAAGCATTTACATCACGTGCACATTGGGAGCTATCAACAACTTTAACAAGTAATCATCTTTTAGCTGTTGTTGCATTATCAAATACATTAATGTCAATGAATAATGCAACATTTGTACTTGAACAAGaaagaaatagaaaattaaatagaacaTCAAATCGTGTTAGTGTTAATTGGAATAAAGCTGAAGAAGAAAGTGAAGAACATTTTACAGCTCATCAAGCACAAATAAAACAAGGTTGGTCATTATTAGCAACATTACATTGTGTATTATTACCAGATAAAGTTGCTGCACAAGGTGGTGCTAAAACATTTAAACGTCCACAAGTTGAAATGATGGCACGTAGATGGCAACATCAATGTCTTGAAGTACGTGAAGCAGCACAAGCATTATTATTAGCTGAACTTGGTAGAATGGGTCCAAAAGGACGTAAATCACTTGTTGATAATTGGTCACAATATTTACCAATGTATAGTACACAAGAACCAATTGCATTACAACCACAAAATAATAGTCCACCACCAGGTAGTCCAGTACCACCAATTGATATTAAtccagatgatgatgatgaagaagaagaacttGCTGAAGAAATAAGTATTACAAGAAAACCATCAAGTGTTGctgaattaaaaagaaaacaaacaaCAGCTGTTGTATTACTTGGTGTTATTGGTGCTGAATTTGGACAAGATGTTGCAAcagtatatcaaaaaaaagatgGTGATACAACAATTAGACGTAAAAGTTCAGTTGTTGAAGGTTTTGGaattggtaataataatttagcaagACATACAAGTATGGCATTAACACATCTTCTTCATGCACCTGGTTCATCAAAATTACCACTTCATACATCATTAAGAAGAGCTGCTATTGATTTAATTGGTAGGGGTTTTACTGTTTGGGAGCCATATCTTGATgtatctaaaatattattaggtTTATTAGAATTATGTTGTGATGCTGATAAACTTGTACCAAGTATGACATATGGTTTACCATTAACACCAGCTGCTGATACATGTAGAACATCAAGACATGCATTAGCACTTATTGCAACAGCAAGACCAGCTGCATTTATTACAACAATGGCTAGAGAAGTTGCTAGATTTAATACATTACAACAAAATGCACAAacattaaatgttaatttaagtACAAGTGTTCTTTCACGTGCTAAACCAGAAATATTAAGAATTGTTGAACAACTTATTGATAAAATGCAAAGTGAAATGAGTGATTTACTTGTTGAAGTAATGGATATTATACTTCATTGTCTTGATCCAGgacatttaaaaacaaaatcattgAGTGAAGTATTTCCAGCAGTATGTCGTTTTAATCAGGTAAGTCATTGTTCAGCAACAAGACGAATAGCAGTTGGTGGTCGTAGTGGACAACTTGCATTGTATGAATTACGTGGTAATGTTAAATGTCAAACAGTATCAGCTCATCAAGCACCAGTTACAGCTCTTGGTTTTTCACCAGAGGGTAAATTTCTCGTCAGTTATTCATgtactgaaaataaattatgtttttggCAGCAAACAAATAGTGGAATGTTTGGCTTGGGTAATTCCCAAACACGTTGTGTTAAATCTTATAGTACAGCACCAATAAATGATGTTGCACGATTAAATCCAATGCGGCTGGCCCGTTTAATATGGATTAATAATCGAACTGTTACACTCATGTTGGCTGATGGCTCAGAAACAAGAttcaatgtttaa